A section of the Candidatus Methanoperedens sp. genome encodes:
- a CDS encoding HAMP domain-containing protein has protein sequence MIISVIPLSAVVYISYEYSKSAIRQSVMSNLLGATENTGNVIDNWMDARKDDIRVISQSRVILTTEKENFKEFLDTFEREHRGVYREFYTLDLDGNIIFSNIYRTGNERTETYFIEASKGKMSVSNVYKFNTTDAPEIIITNPIRKNEEIAGVFAARISLENLYRIIEQIDIGKSGEVFIVNQKGDIIFHKNQSLILLNNINNNFAVREVTYEKNGIKEYVNYKGEDVLGSYYWLPLYRWGLITEKNIDEAYAGTLILGQEMVGISILAVMGVILLALVVSNNITRPVKSLEDGALGLLHGNFKSIPITSMNEIGRLTEIFNSTASELLDIRKKLEVKIDVANKDLEIKNKELIAANQELKKLDELKSDFISLVSHELKTPLSSMKISAEYLESDANIAPADRKEILQIILRNIDRQTRLINDILDLSKIEAGKTELKLDIIGIRNVADASFENIKQVALKKNISIIMDVPDNLSPVMADMEKLIIVVNNLFENALKFTPDGGSITLSAKEDADGIEVSMKDTGIGIEKEKIGKVFDKFYQVDSSSRRKTGGCGLGLSISSGIIRAHGSVIHVESEPGKGSTFSFKLKKG, from the coding sequence TTGATCATATCAGTAATACCTTTATCCGCGGTCGTTTATATATCCTATGAATACAGTAAGTCAGCTATCCGCCAATCGGTGATGTCCAACCTGCTTGGAGCAACCGAAAATACCGGAAATGTGATCGACAACTGGATGGATGCAAGAAAAGATGATATTCGTGTTATATCCCAGTCCAGGGTCATCTTAACAACTGAAAAAGAAAACTTCAAAGAGTTCCTGGACACTTTTGAACGTGAACACAGGGGTGTATACAGGGAGTTCTATACACTTGACCTGGATGGGAATATAATCTTCTCTAATATTTATCGGACAGGAAATGAAAGAACAGAAACTTATTTTATCGAGGCTTCAAAGGGAAAAATGTCTGTATCGAATGTTTATAAATTCAATACTACGGATGCCCCTGAAATAATAATAACCAATCCCATACGTAAGAATGAGGAAATAGCAGGAGTCTTTGCAGCACGAATAAGCCTTGAGAACCTGTACAGGATAATAGAACAGATCGATATCGGGAAATCAGGCGAGGTATTTATTGTCAACCAGAAAGGAGACATAATATTCCACAAGAACCAGTCGCTTATCCTGCTTAATAACATAAATAATAATTTCGCAGTCAGGGAAGTCACATATGAAAAAAACGGTATCAAGGAATATGTAAATTATAAAGGAGAAGATGTGCTTGGTTCCTATTACTGGCTTCCCCTTTACAGATGGGGACTCATTACAGAAAAGAATATTGATGAAGCCTATGCAGGCACACTTATACTGGGGCAGGAGATGGTCGGCATCTCAATTCTGGCAGTAATGGGGGTGATCCTTCTTGCTTTAGTTGTTTCCAACAACATCACGAGACCCGTCAAATCTCTTGAAGATGGTGCTCTTGGATTGCTTCACGGAAATTTCAAGTCAATACCAATCACTTCCATGAATGAGATAGGAAGACTCACTGAGATATTTAATTCGACCGCAAGTGAACTCCTGGATATAAGGAAAAAGCTTGAAGTAAAAATTGATGTAGCAAATAAAGATCTTGAAATAAAGAATAAAGAACTGATCGCCGCAAATCAAGAATTGAAAAAATTAGATGAACTGAAATCTGATTTTATTTCTCTTGTTTCCCATGAGTTGAAAACACCTCTTTCGTCCATGAAGATCTCAGCTGAGTATCTCGAATCTGATGCAAATATCGCTCCTGCTGACCGGAAAGAGATACTTCAGATAATCCTGAGAAATATTGACCGCCAGACCAGGCTCATAAATGATATTCTTGACCTGTCAAAGATCGAAGCAGGCAAGACAGAACTCAAGCTGGATATTATCGGGATAAGGAATGTAGCAGATGCATCGTTTGAGAACATAAAACAGGTTGCCCTTAAAAAAAATATATCCATAATCATGGACGTTCCGGATAATCTTTCCCCTGTTATGGCTGATATGGAAAAGCTTATAATTGTGGTGAATAATTTGTTTGAGAACGCATTAAAATTTACTCCGGATGGTGGAAGTATTACCCTTAGCGCAAAAGAAGATGCTGACGGGATAGAAGTCAGTATGAAAGACACAGGTATCGGGATTGAGAAAGAAAAAATTGGAAAGGTATTTGATAAGTTTTATCAGGTTGACAGTTCTTCAAGGAGAAAAACGGGCGGATGTGGACTCGGGCTTTCTATATCAAGCGGAATTATCAGGGCTCATGGAAGCGTAATTCATGTAGAAAGTGAACCCGGGAAGGGCAGTACTTTCAGTTTCAAATTAAAGAAAGGTTGA
- the uvrC gene encoding excinuclease ABC subunit UvrC, producing MTKNINDVKKLPVSPGVYIMKDRENKVIYVGKANSLRGRVSHYFREQESPKNCLLMKNFWDLEYITTGNEIEALVLESNLIKEHRPRYNVKLRDDKNYPFIKITNEKFPRICVSRRRERDGAQYFGPYPGSRAVREVIKMASGLGIRRCKKKLPCPPCLNYHIKQCAAPCLGNITKEEYLEIINNVTTFLKGKQNQLILSLNMEMERLSQIQDYEKAARVRDQINALLELSEKQRVNLPGRKEQDIIAYAVIGSSGSAQVFHVSGGILKGRETFSLDTAGSEEKEILPSIIKQYYQDVEPPEEIITQDEIIDETISLWLSGKGSKVKTPKNKVEKGLMDLAAENAGMLLKQEILSHSQGANEALSGLKDALLLPIIPSLIEAFDISNISGTNATGSLVSFENGVPDKKNYRRFRIKTIEGADDYAMIGEVVGRAYSRRKEEGKRMPDLVLIDGGKGQLNSALDAISRIGLKLNIASLAKEFEYIFTPYKESPVILPRDSPGLKLLQSIRDEAHRFALSYHRKLRGKKLSESLLDRIPGIGIRKKQALLKYFGSVGELRRADISEIGKVPGLKGKDAENILKFLQSGDL from the coding sequence ATGACAAAAAATATTAACGATGTAAAGAAACTCCCTGTTTCCCCTGGTGTGTATATCATGAAAGACAGGGAAAACAAGGTGATCTATGTCGGAAAAGCAAATTCGCTTCGAGGCAGGGTAAGTCACTATTTCAGGGAGCAGGAATCACCCAAAAACTGCCTCCTCATGAAAAATTTTTGGGATCTGGAATATATTACAACCGGAAACGAGATAGAGGCACTGGTTCTTGAATCAAATCTAATTAAAGAACACAGGCCACGCTATAACGTAAAACTCAGGGATGATAAAAATTATCCTTTTATCAAGATAACCAATGAGAAATTTCCGCGCATATGCGTTTCCAGGAGGCGGGAAAGGGATGGGGCGCAATATTTCGGGCCTTATCCGGGATCCAGGGCGGTGAGGGAAGTGATAAAAATGGCTTCAGGTCTTGGTATCAGGAGATGCAAGAAGAAATTACCCTGTCCCCCGTGTCTTAATTATCATATTAAACAATGTGCTGCCCCCTGTCTTGGTAATATCACGAAAGAGGAGTATCTTGAAATAATAAATAATGTCACAACTTTCCTTAAAGGAAAACAAAACCAGCTGATCCTGTCACTCAATATGGAAATGGAAAGGCTTTCGCAAATTCAGGATTATGAAAAGGCTGCCCGGGTACGGGACCAGATCAATGCCTTACTTGAGCTTTCCGAAAAGCAGCGGGTGAATCTTCCCGGCAGGAAAGAACAGGACATTATTGCATATGCTGTTATTGGAAGTTCTGGCAGCGCACAGGTATTCCATGTAAGTGGGGGGATACTCAAAGGGAGGGAGACTTTTTCACTTGACACTGCTGGATCAGAAGAAAAAGAGATCCTTCCAAGCATTATTAAACAATATTACCAGGATGTGGAACCGCCTGAAGAAATAATAACCCAGGATGAAATTATAGATGAGACAATATCCCTGTGGCTTTCAGGAAAAGGTTCAAAGGTCAAGACGCCAAAAAATAAAGTTGAGAAAGGATTGATGGATCTTGCCGCGGAAAATGCCGGAATGCTACTTAAACAGGAAATACTTTCACACAGCCAGGGGGCAAATGAGGCACTTTCAGGCCTTAAGGATGCATTATTACTTCCCATTATTCCTTCATTAATAGAAGCCTTTGATATTTCAAACATCAGCGGAACGAATGCAACAGGCTCTCTCGTTTCATTTGAAAACGGGGTGCCGGATAAAAAGAATTACCGCAGGTTCAGGATAAAGACAATTGAAGGTGCGGATGATTATGCCATGATCGGGGAAGTTGTGGGAAGAGCATATTCGAGGCGAAAAGAGGAAGGAAAGCGGATGCCTGACCTGGTCCTGATAGATGGGGGAAAAGGGCAGTTAAATTCTGCTCTTGATGCTATTTCAAGAATTGGGCTGAAATTGAATATTGCATCCCTGGCAAAGGAATTTGAATATATTTTTACTCCGTATAAGGAATCCCCGGTTATCTTGCCTCGTGATTCGCCGGGACTTAAGTTGCTGCAAAGTATCAGGGATGAAGCCCACAGGTTCGCGCTTTCGTATCACAGGAAACTGCGTGGTAAAAAACTCAGCGAGTCTTTGCTTGACAGGATACCAGGAATTGGTATCAGGAAGAAGCAGGCGCTTTTGAAGTACTTCGGGTCAGTCGGTGAATTAAGGAGAGCGGATATTTCTGAAATTGGAAAAGTCCCGGGCTTAAAGGGAAAAGATGCGGAAAATATTCTGAAGTTTTTACAATCGGGGGATTTGTAG
- a CDS encoding RNA 3'-terminal phosphate cyclase, with protein sequence MKLDGSYGEGGGQILRTAVALSAVTGKHVEIENIRKGRLKPGLSAQHVKAVEELARICDAQVSGCSLQSTRISFTPGKINSGNYDVDIGTAGSISLFLQCLMPALMHAEGEIRIKVKGGTDVRWSPSIDYMRFVTLAALGKMGYKCEISLTKRGYYPRGGGCVYANINPSSLRITNFDTNKCSVIEGISHSSGLPSHVAQRQAVSAEKLLHEQGYKSNISVEVNDHPSTGSGITLWCGTTGSSALGKPGLKAEKVGAIAAGALVNELGPGAGVDEYLADQLIPYIALARGGSLTTRIITMHTKTNIWVTEQFLPVKFKIEEMKTGLFKVRI encoded by the coding sequence ATGAAACTTGACGGATCGTATGGTGAAGGGGGCGGCCAGATATTACGAACAGCTGTTGCGCTTTCTGCTGTTACGGGAAAGCATGTCGAAATAGAAAATATACGGAAGGGAAGGCTAAAACCCGGGCTTTCTGCACAGCATGTTAAGGCAGTGGAAGAGCTGGCCAGGATATGCGATGCACAGGTTTCAGGGTGCAGCCTCCAATCGACAAGGATCAGTTTCACACCCGGAAAGATAAATAGTGGAAATTATGACGTTGATATCGGTACAGCTGGCAGCATATCGCTTTTTCTCCAGTGCCTTATGCCTGCACTTATGCATGCGGAAGGTGAAATAAGGATAAAGGTTAAAGGTGGAACTGATGTCCGGTGGTCCCCTTCTATCGATTATATGAGATTTGTAACACTTGCTGCCCTGGGAAAGATGGGATATAAATGTGAGATCAGTTTGACCAAAAGAGGTTATTATCCAAGGGGAGGAGGCTGTGTCTATGCCAATATCAATCCATCCAGCCTCAGGATTACAAATTTTGATACGAACAAGTGTTCTGTTATAGAAGGGATATCCCATTCATCCGGTCTTCCCTCCCACGTGGCACAAAGGCAGGCGGTTAGTGCTGAAAAACTTCTGCATGAGCAGGGCTACAAATCAAACATATCTGTAGAAGTTAACGATCATCCTTCAACAGGAAGCGGCATCACCCTGTGGTGCGGCACTACTGGCAGCTCTGCCCTCGGAAAACCGGGTCTGAAAGCAGAAAAGGTTGGCGCCATTGCAGCCGGGGCGCTGGTCAATGAATTGGGACCGGGTGCGGGTGTTGATGAGTACCTTGCAGACCAGTTGATTCCCTATATTGCGCTGGCCAGAGGCGGTTCTTTAACCACGCGCATAATTACTATGCACACAAAGACCAATATCTGGGTGACAGAGCAGTTCCTGCCTGTGAAATTCAAAATAGAAGAAATGAAAACGGGATTATTCAAAGTCCGGATTTAA
- a CDS encoding nitrate ABC transporter ATP-binding protein: protein MKNYIVLGAIVLVVASGFILYGISGKTAIHNNQKSIFVVSMTADEMSKALVNNSIAGFISWEPNPSRAVSEGYGRYLVNSRDIWENHPSCVLAISEDLKDEDMIKALVWAEVKGTRFINNPINREIVLEYGQEFSGINENMTSAVINNTVYIEYPDLNETKKAIDIMSKADVLKNNITSLGYRDVDDFLSKLYINKYYDEVRKKLDEDPNWIPPRVNGSLRFGYIEGNSHYFAIYVAQKRGYFEKVGLITGKNLQLTGYRSGRAVTEALNHREVDAAVVGTSVLLRYKINDNGRIHIVSGVNSGGTSLVVRADSDINSIDDLDGQKIATPGFGTCQDTIMRKMFDGYEIKTQ, encoded by the coding sequence ATGAAGAATTATATTGTATTAGGTGCGATCGTATTGGTAGTAGCCTCAGGATTCATTCTCTATGGAATATCCGGAAAAACTGCCATACACAATAACCAAAAATCAATTTTTGTTGTGTCGATGACAGCAGATGAGATGTCAAAGGCGCTTGTGAATAATTCCATTGCGGGTTTTATTTCATGGGAGCCAAACCCTTCAAGAGCAGTTTCCGAGGGTTATGGCAGGTATCTTGTAAATTCCAGGGATATCTGGGAGAACCACCCATCATGCGTGCTGGCTATATCAGAAGACCTGAAGGATGAAGATATGATAAAAGCCCTGGTCTGGGCAGAAGTTAAAGGAACAAGATTCATTAATAATCCGATAAACCGGGAAATAGTCCTGGAATATGGGCAGGAATTCTCAGGAATTAATGAAAATATGACATCAGCAGTCATCAATAATACTGTTTATATAGAATATCCCGATCTTAACGAAACAAAAAAAGCCATTGACATTATGAGTAAAGCCGATGTCTTAAAGAACAATATAACTTCTCTGGGATATAGAGATGTTGATGATTTTCTCTCTAAATTATATATTAATAAATATTATGATGAAGTAAGAAAAAAACTGGATGAAGACCCAAACTGGATTCCGCCCCGTGTTAATGGGAGCCTCAGGTTTGGATATATAGAAGGAAATTCACATTACTTTGCAATATATGTAGCTCAGAAACGAGGTTATTTTGAGAAGGTCGGTCTTATTACAGGGAAGAATCTGCAATTAACGGGTTACAGGAGCGGCAGGGCAGTAACAGAAGCATTAAATCACAGGGAAGTTGATGCTGCAGTAGTGGGAACCTCCGTGCTTTTAAGATATAAAATAAATGACAATGGGCGGATACATATTGTAAGTGGTGTGAATTCAGGAGGGACTTCCCTTGTCGTCAGGGCGGATTCTGATATTAATTCGATTGATGACCTGGACGGCCAAAAGATCGCAACGCCGGGATTTGGCACATGCCAGGATACTATTATGAGAAAGATGTTTGATGGGTATGAGATAAAGACGCAATGA
- a CDS encoding stage II sporulation protein M: protein MKIETELKYIRSSWKFVLIVTGVFIFSLIAGSLVSLKNLGLPENYLEILKNSFGWIKSFSPIEIMLIIFLNNAVKSLLSMVLGTGLGIIPIIFIGGNGIIVGLIVNEVLKEEGIVYVLAALLPHGIIEVPMVLISAGLGLRLGYSMYISMRGEKKDMRYELTESLHVFMKIIMPLLFVAAMIETFVTPLVVLMVLP from the coding sequence ATGAAAATAGAAACAGAATTAAAGTATATCAGATCTTCATGGAAATTTGTATTAATAGTCACCGGTGTCTTCATATTTTCACTAATTGCAGGATCGCTGGTATCTTTGAAGAACCTCGGATTGCCGGAAAATTACCTTGAAATTTTAAAGAATTCTTTTGGCTGGATAAAATCTTTTTCTCCAATCGAAATAATGCTTATTATTTTCCTGAACAATGCAGTAAAGAGCCTGCTCTCGATGGTTCTTGGCACAGGTTTAGGGATTATCCCTATAATTTTCATAGGTGGAAATGGGATTATAGTAGGTTTGATCGTAAATGAAGTATTAAAGGAAGAGGGGATTGTTTATGTACTTGCTGCGCTCCTGCCCCACGGTATTATAGAAGTTCCCATGGTATTGATCAGTGCCGGCCTGGGGCTTCGCCTTGGATATTCTATGTATATTTCCATGAGAGGAGAAAAGAAAGACATGAGATATGAGTTAACTGAGAGTTTACATGTATTCATGAAAATAATCATGCCTCTTTTGTTCGTTGCTGCAATGATCGAGACTTTTGTGACACCGTTAGTTGTTTTAATGGTCTTGCCTTAA
- a CDS encoding UPF0179 family protein, with amino-acid sequence MEESDTIITLIGTRLAKVGNEFVFKNAAKECQPCKLNKTCLSLNPGSKYKIVNIRNPSKLECFVHDSGVSAVEVIEAPIRMAIESRKAIKGSKIVFEQPPCNYQDCENYLICRPSGLQAGEKFVITDVESDILESCRKGYSMKIVEVRR; translated from the coding sequence ATGGAAGAATCGGATACAATAATAACATTGATAGGAACAAGGCTTGCAAAAGTAGGGAATGAATTTGTTTTTAAAAATGCAGCAAAAGAATGCCAACCGTGTAAACTCAATAAAACCTGCCTGAGCCTTAATCCTGGAAGCAAATATAAAATCGTGAACATCCGGAATCCGTCAAAGCTTGAGTGTTTCGTGCATGATTCCGGTGTATCTGCAGTGGAAGTAATAGAAGCTCCTATCAGGATGGCAATTGAATCAAGAAAAGCGATAAAAGGTTCAAAGATAGTTTTTGAGCAGCCTCCGTGCAATTACCAGGATTGCGAAAATTATCTCATTTGCAGGCCATCCGGACTACAGGCCGGTGAAAAATTTGTAATTACTGACGTTGAAAGTGATATCTTAGAATCATGCAGGAAAGGTTATTCAATGAAGATTGTAGAGGTCAGAAGATAA
- a CDS encoding MarR family transcriptional regulator yields MQNPNFLEKIFGKTAQLVVLEHLLDNKDNDTYLSGIAAVTGLSHSTVSRVIEPLLELNLITEKPLGKQIRVFRLNMDSELTKYLLKINDDLKNLMNGGEKQ; encoded by the coding sequence ATGCAAAATCCCAATTTTCTTGAAAAAATCTTTGGCAAAACAGCTCAGCTGGTAGTCCTTGAACATTTGCTTGATAATAAGGATAATGACACATACCTGTCAGGGATCGCTGCAGTTACGGGCCTTTCCCATTCCACTGTATCAAGAGTTATAGAGCCGCTCCTTGAACTGAATTTAATTACAGAAAAACCGCTTGGAAAACAGATCCGGGTTTTCAGGCTGAATATGGATAGCGAACTGACTAAATACCTGCTAAAGATCAATGATGATCTGAAAAACCTGATGAATGGTGGTGAAAAACAATGA
- a CDS encoding NAD(P)-dependent glycerol-1-phosphate dehydrogenase, giving the protein MQLPRNVVVGHGVINDTGKVCKDLKLNGSALIVTGATTRNTAGKTVAVSLEDSGFNVDTTIIEKPTLVEVQKVERLAGEVKASFLLGVGGGKSIDIAKLASMHLDIPFVSVPTAASHDGIVSSRASIIRDNKTVSESAQTPLAVIADTSIIARAPYRLLASGCADIISNYTAVRDWELAHRLRDESFSEYASIISKLTAKILIESAELIRPGLEESAWTVMKALVASGVAMSIAGSSRPASGSEHKFSHALDELVPKPALHGEQCGVGTIIMMYLHGGNWQEIRTSLKTIGAPTNASELGIEEEYIIKALLHAHNIRPERYTILGTGLTREAAEKAAKITKVIQQ; this is encoded by the coding sequence ATGCAGCTGCCCAGGAATGTGGTTGTAGGTCATGGTGTGATCAATGACACAGGTAAGGTTTGTAAAGACCTTAAGCTTAATGGGAGCGCGCTGATAGTTACCGGAGCCACAACGCGCAATACAGCAGGAAAAACAGTTGCAGTCTCACTTGAAGATTCAGGGTTTAATGTCGATACAACAATAATCGAAAAACCCACGCTTGTTGAGGTACAAAAAGTAGAACGACTTGCCGGCGAGGTCAAAGCTTCTTTTTTATTGGGCGTTGGCGGGGGAAAATCCATAGACATTGCCAAGCTTGCTTCCATGCATCTTGATATCCCTTTTGTCAGTGTTCCGACTGCGGCATCCCATGATGGCATCGTCTCATCGAGAGCATCTATAATCCGGGATAACAAAACCGTTTCCGAATCAGCACAAACCCCTCTTGCGGTCATTGCGGATACGTCTATTATCGCCCGGGCTCCTTACCGATTACTTGCATCGGGATGTGCCGATATCATTTCCAACTATACGGCAGTACGTGATTGGGAGCTCGCCCACAGGCTTCGGGACGAATCATTCAGTGAATATGCATCCATCATATCAAAACTTACGGCAAAAATACTTATTGAATCAGCGGAACTGATAAGACCCGGTCTTGAAGAATCAGCATGGACTGTAATGAAAGCGCTTGTGGCAAGTGGTGTGGCTATGAGTATAGCCGGCTCTTCGCGTCCCGCAAGCGGTTCTGAACATAAGTTCAGCCATGCGCTTGATGAACTTGTTCCAAAACCCGCACTTCATGGCGAACAGTGCGGGGTTGGAACTATTATAATGATGTACCTTCACGGCGGGAACTGGCAGGAGATCAGGACATCTCTTAAGACAATCGGAGCACCCACAAATGCTTCCGAATTAGGGATAGAGGAAGAGTATATTATAAAAGCACTCCTTCATGCCCATAATATCCGTCCTGAGAGATACACAATACTTGGCACAGGATTAACCCGGGAAGCAGCAGAAAAGGCTGCAAAAATTACAAAAGTAATTCAGCAATAA
- a CDS encoding RNA 2'-phosphotransferase → MIKKCQNHGFFRGETCVCGEAGTLMLNDEQTERLGRFISGALRHFPDDLGLAMNQHGWVGVDVLVDAMVTRYKWANKEKLFSIIESDEKGRYEIKGTKIRARYGHSVDVDLDYDENLLPELYYGASREEVDILLEKGIRPMRQRYIHLSTTAEKAREVAKIHTEDPVLLVVNAQLAQEEGVTMLSATENIVLADEIPPRYLRMMQD, encoded by the coding sequence ATGATTAAGAAATGCCAGAATCATGGATTCTTCAGAGGCGAAACTTGCGTATGCGGTGAAGCAGGTACGCTCATGCTTAATGATGAACAGACCGAACGTCTTGGCCGTTTCATCTCAGGTGCGCTGCGGCATTTTCCGGATGACCTGGGGCTTGCAATGAACCAGCACGGCTGGGTAGGTGTTGATGTACTTGTGGATGCCATGGTAACGCGGTATAAATGGGCAAACAAGGAAAAGCTTTTTTCGATAATCGAATCTGATGAGAAAGGAAGGTATGAAATAAAAGGAACAAAGATCAGGGCGCGATATGGTCATTCCGTGGATGTTGACCTTGATTATGATGAAAATCTCCTTCCTGAATTGTACTACGGCGCAAGCAGGGAAGAGGTGGATATACTGCTTGAAAAAGGAATAAGGCCAATGAGGCAGAGATATATTCATCTCAGTACAACCGCTGAAAAAGCAAGAGAAGTAGCAAAGATCCATACGGAAGACCCGGTTTTGCTCGTTGTAAATGCACAATTGGCACAGGAAGAAGGAGTCACCATGCTTTCTGCTACTGAGAATATTGTGCTTGCTGATGAGATCCCGCCCCGGTATCTGCGTATGATGCAGGATTAA
- a CDS encoding response regulator — MNGDIDNKIIELIKKNEKISNSEISIILGIPEDEVAQRIESFSDKRAKILLVDDEIDTLLPLKRSLETEDYIVIGAGDGKEALIKAKAEIPDIILLDLMMPEMDGYEVCEKLKKDPMTKNIPVIILTAKDAVRDKVKGLDIGADDYVTKPFNLNELKARIKSVLRRAKN; from the coding sequence ATGAATGGGGATATAGATAATAAAATAATTGAATTAATAAAGAAAAATGAGAAAATATCTAATTCCGAGATTTCCATAATACTTGGAATTCCTGAAGATGAAGTGGCACAAAGGATAGAAAGTTTTTCAGATAAAAGAGCAAAAATCCTGTTAGTTGACGATGAGATCGATACACTTCTACCTTTAAAGAGATCTCTTGAAACCGAGGATTACATTGTCATTGGAGCAGGTGATGGCAAAGAAGCGCTCATTAAAGCCAAAGCCGAAATTCCCGACATTATACTTCTTGACCTCATGATGCCTGAAATGGATGGCTATGAAGTGTGCGAAAAATTAAAAAAAGATCCCATGACAAAAAATATCCCGGTTATTATACTTACTGCGAAAGATGCAGTCAGGGATAAAGTTAAAGGTCTGGATATTGGCGCAGATGATTATGTGACAAAACCTTTCAACCTTAATGAATTGAAAGCCCGCATAAAAAGTGTTCTTCGAAGGGCAAAAAATTAA
- a CDS encoding DUF63 family protein, whose protein sequence is MSIIDSVWHYIDKYYLSGIINDTSYNPVDTLTYAIVLGISLFWVLKLLEKLSVKVDSRFMISVTPYIIAGCALRVLEDSKVFTPPLKYLFVTPIIYFFMFAVTVSILAIAIYLERKGKIRDYHTFFGYTGAVWAFLNISALLAVGRIENPYPAAVIFILAISLTGIVYFISRQLNFTLLTDKVNISILFTHLLDASSTFIGMDWLNYYEKHVAPTFFIDIASNFTDHPALVMFPLKLLVFIPVLYMLDNKLEDEKEKKLIGIMKLAILVLGLSPAVRNTLRILMGV, encoded by the coding sequence ATGAGTATAATAGATAGCGTCTGGCATTATATAGATAAGTATTACTTAAGCGGCATAATCAACGATACTTCTTATAATCCTGTGGATACGCTCACTTATGCAATCGTGCTTGGTATAAGCCTTTTTTGGGTCTTAAAGTTATTGGAAAAACTTAGCGTGAAGGTCGACAGCCGGTTCATGATCTCAGTAACGCCCTATATTATTGCAGGTTGCGCTCTTCGCGTGCTGGAAGATTCAAAAGTATTCACTCCCCCATTGAAGTATCTCTTTGTAACGCCTATAATCTATTTTTTCATGTTCGCGGTGACTGTAAGCATCCTTGCGATCGCAATCTACCTTGAGCGAAAAGGAAAAATCAGGGATTACCATACGTTTTTCGGATATACGGGTGCAGTATGGGCATTTTTAAATATCAGCGCGCTGCTGGCAGTCGGCAGAATTGAGAATCCGTACCCTGCTGCTGTTATATTTATATTAGCCATATCATTGACAGGAATTGTATATTTCATATCCCGCCAGCTCAATTTCACGCTTCTTACGGATAAAGTCAATATATCGATCCTGTTTACCCATCTTCTTGATGCGTCATCAACATTTATTGGCATGGACTGGCTCAATTATTATGAAAAGCATGTTGCTCCAACATTTTTTATTGATATCGCGAGCAATTTTACAGATCATCCTGCCCTGGTTATGTTCCCGCTTAAATTGCTGGTGTTCATACCAGTTTTATATATGCTTGATAACAAATTAGAAGATGAAAAAGAAAAAAAGCTTATTGGTATTATGAAACTTGCAATATTGGTTCTCGGACTTTCACCTGCTGTCCGGAACACGCTCAGGATCCTTATGGGGGTATAA